Proteins co-encoded in one Halostella limicola genomic window:
- a CDS encoding MFS transporter codes for MQRDTGPTTDNRVGEKLALVVGYLALAGAVVAAWNEPPTGYEVSIYAATPAAFWAGVGVALVAAAIVALLRSPGYLRGVALALGGGAVTAILGLPLVRGYYFYGTADALTHLGWVKDIADGAIEPEMLLYPALHLFSVAMSAVSGFPLRQSLMVVVLLLSLVVLLFVPLTVRLVTPSAMAAALAAFSAFLLLPINNLSTHPHAHPFSQTTLFSALLLFLVLKYALAPSADGEGSLVAPTTVLITLVAAAAVLYHPLAMVNVLVLLVAVSAVQFLYRVRSSHNRIKIHRPIYAQTFIVGVIFFAWVLQKAVVRDLVLQIGGTLAMYVQGTPPTAGTAVAAQGASLTAIGVSLPEIFARIFLVSTVYAVLAGLIVLATFFGRYDDVQSDVPSVVIYLSVGLVPVFVLTGIFFAGDVSSLYFRELAFIMLVGSILGSFALARATAGLFDRSGNGTVTTAVAVLFVILLPLALVTVFPSPFMYKPTQHVTETEMSGYQTAFEDRNESLTIAGLRGGHYRYSDAIYGTERGEDLKASVEDQSLSDLPSQYEADTGYLLLSQYDRQRETVAYDGLRFDRAGFESLEAQPRVDRVSSNGDVELYYVSEDEN; via the coding sequence ATGCAACGTGATACGGGACCCACTACCGATAATCGAGTAGGCGAGAAACTAGCGCTCGTCGTCGGCTACCTCGCCCTCGCCGGCGCGGTGGTCGCGGCGTGGAACGAACCGCCGACGGGCTACGAGGTGTCGATCTACGCGGCGACCCCGGCGGCGTTCTGGGCGGGCGTCGGCGTCGCGCTCGTCGCCGCAGCGATCGTCGCGCTCCTCCGATCGCCCGGATATCTCCGGGGCGTCGCCCTCGCGCTCGGCGGCGGAGCGGTCACCGCGATCCTCGGCCTGCCGCTGGTCAGGGGCTACTACTTCTACGGCACGGCCGACGCGCTCACGCACCTCGGGTGGGTGAAAGACATCGCCGACGGGGCGATCGAGCCGGAGATGCTGCTGTATCCGGCGCTTCACCTCTTCTCGGTGGCGATGAGCGCCGTCTCCGGGTTCCCGCTCAGACAGTCGCTCATGGTCGTGGTGCTGCTGCTCTCGCTGGTCGTGCTCCTGTTCGTCCCGCTCACGGTGCGTCTCGTCACGCCGAGCGCGATGGCGGCGGCGCTCGCGGCCTTCTCGGCGTTTCTCCTCCTCCCGATCAACAACCTTAGCACGCACCCGCACGCGCACCCCTTCAGCCAGACGACGCTGTTTTCTGCCCTGTTGCTCTTTCTCGTCCTGAAGTACGCGCTCGCGCCGTCGGCCGACGGCGAAGGGTCGCTCGTCGCCCCGACGACCGTACTCATCACGCTGGTGGCGGCGGCGGCCGTGCTCTACCACCCGCTCGCGATGGTGAACGTCCTCGTCCTGCTCGTTGCCGTCTCGGCCGTCCAGTTCCTCTATCGCGTCCGGTCGTCGCACAACCGCATCAAGATCCACCGACCGATCTACGCTCAGACTTTCATCGTCGGCGTCATCTTCTTCGCCTGGGTGCTGCAGAAGGCGGTGGTCCGCGATCTGGTGCTCCAGATCGGCGGGACGCTCGCGATGTACGTTCAGGGGACTCCGCCGACAGCGGGGACCGCGGTGGCCGCCCAGGGCGCGTCGCTCACGGCCATCGGCGTGAGCCTGCCGGAGATATTCGCGAGGATCTTCCTCGTGAGTACGGTTTACGCCGTGCTCGCGGGGCTGATCGTGCTGGCGACGTTCTTCGGGCGGTACGACGACGTCCAGTCCGACGTGCCGTCGGTCGTCATCTACCTGAGCGTCGGCCTCGTCCCGGTGTTCGTGTTGACCGGGATCTTCTTCGCGGGCGACGTCTCGTCGCTGTACTTCCGCGAACTCGCGTTCATCATGCTCGTCGGCTCCATCCTGGGCTCGTTCGCGCTCGCCAGGGCGACCGCCGGCCTATTCGACCGGAGCGGGAACGGGACGGTGACGACGGCCGTCGCAGTGCTTTTCGTCATCCTGCTCCCGCTCGCGCTCGTGACGGTGTTCCCGTCGCCGTTCATGTACAAGCCGACACAGCACGTGACCGAGACGGAGATGTCCGGGTACCAGACGGCGTTCGAGGACCGCAACGAGTCGCTCACTATCGCCGGGCTCCGCGGCGGCCACTACCGGTACAGCGACGCCATCTACGGCACGGAGCGGGGTGAGGACCTGAAGGCGTCGGTCGAGGACCAGTCGCTGTCTGACCTGCCGAGTCAGTACGAAGCAGACACGGGCTACCTGCTGCTCTCCCAGTACGACAGGCAGCGCGAGACGGTCGCGTACGACGGCCTCCGGTTCGACCGGGCCGGGTTCGAGTCGCTCGAAGCCCAGCCCCGCGTCGACAGGGTGAGCTCCAACGGCGACGTGGAACTCTACTACGTCTCCGAGGACGAGAACTGA